One region of Arvicola amphibius chromosome 3, mArvAmp1.2, whole genome shotgun sequence genomic DNA includes:
- the Nicn1 gene encoding nicolin-1, producing the protein MARVLVPCHVKSTVALQVGDMRTSQGRPGVLVVDVTFPNVAPFELQEIMFKNYYTAFLSIRVRQHTPLHTPSKWVTCLRDYCLMPDPHSEEGAQEYVSLFKHQMLCDMTRVLELRLILRQPSPLWLSFTVEELQIYQQGPKSPSLTFPKWLSHPVSNEQPVPRLEGLPDPSRVSSEVQQMWALTEMIRASHSSTRIGRFDVDGCYDLNLLSYT; encoded by the exons ATGGCCCGTGTGTTGGTGCCCTGTCATGTGAAAAGCACCGTAGCCCTGCAAGTGGGAGACATGAGGACCTCCCAAGGTCGGCCTGGCGTGCTGGTCGTCGATGTCACCTTTCCCAACGTCGCGCCTTTCGAG TTGCAGGAGATCATGTTTAAGAATTACTACACCGCTTTCTTGAGCATCCGTGTTCGTCAACATACCCCACTGCACACACCATCCAAGTGGGTAACTTGTCTGCGGGACTACTGTTTGATGCCTGACCCACACAGTGAGGAGGGAGCCCAGGAGTATGTATCACTGTTCAAACACCAG ATGCTGTGTGACATGACCAGAGTACTGGAGCTGCGTCTGATTCTCCGGCAGCCGTCACCACTATGGCTGTCTTTTACAGTGGAGGAATTGCAAATCTACCAGCAGGGACCAAAG AGCCCCTCCTTGACTTTCCCCAAGTGGCTTTCCCACCCGGTGTCCAATGAGCAGCCTGTTCCCCGCCTTGAG GGTCTCCCAGATCCCAGCAGAGTATCCTCCGAGGTGCAGCAGATGTGGGCACTGACAGAGATGATTCGGGCTAGTCACAGTTCCACAAGGATCGGCCGCTTTGAT GTGGATGGCTGCTATGATCTGAATTTGCTCTCCTACACGTGA
- the Amt gene encoding aminomethyltransferase, mitochondrial isoform X1 — translation MQRAASVVAPLGFRLQAQPLVRSRPLSCVQPGCPQDVLRRTPLYDFHLAHGGKMVAFAGWSLPVQYRDSHVVSHLHTRQHCSLFDVSHMLQTKIFGRDRVKLMESIVVGDIAELRPNQGILSLFTNEAGGILDDLIVTNTSEGHLYVVSNAGCWDKDLALMQDKVKEFQNKGSDVGLEVVDNALLALQGPTAAQVLQAGVTDDLRKLPFMTSAVMEVFGVAGCRVTRCGYTGEDGLEISVPAVGAVHLATALLKNPEVKLAGLAARDSLRLEAGLCLYGNDIDEHTTPVEGSLGWTLGKRRRTAMDFPGAKIIVPQLKGEVQKRRVGLICEGAPMRAHSPILSTDGTVIGTVTSGCPSPSLKKNVAMGYVPFKYSRPGTQLLVEVRRKQQMTVVSKMPFVPTNYYTLK, via the exons ATGCAGCGGGCAGCGAGTGTGGTGGCTCCTCTGGGTTTTCGCCTGCAGGCACAACCCTTGGTCCGGAGCCGCCCACTCAGTTGTGTACAG CCTGGCTGTCCGCAGGATGTGCTCCGCAGGACTCCACTCTATGACTTCCACCTGGCCCATGGAGGAAAAATGGTGGCGTTTGCAGGGTGGAGTCTGCCTGTTCAATACCGGGACAGTCACGTTGTTTCACACCTGCATACACGCCAGCACTGTTCTCTCTTCGATGTGTCCCACATGCTGCAG ACCAAGATATTTGGTCGTGACCGAGTGAAGCTGATGGAGAGTATAGTGGTTGGAGACATTGCGGAACTAAGGCCTAACCAG GGAATACTGTCACTGTTTACCAATGAAGCTGGAGGCATCTTAGATGACTTGATTGTGACCAATACTTCGGAGGGGCACCTGTATGTAGTGTCCAATGCTGGCTGCTGGGACAAGGACTTAGCTCTCATGCAG GACAAGGTCAAGGAGTTCCAGAACAAGGGCAGTGATGTAGGCCTGGAGGTGGTAGATAATGCCCTGTTAGCTCTGCAAG GACCCACTGCAGCACAAGTGTTACAGGCTGGTGTGACAGATGATTTGAGGAAACTGCCCTTCATGACCAGTGCTGTGATGGAGGTGTTTGGTGTGGCTGGCTGTCGCGTGACTCGCTGTGGCTACACAGGAGAAGATGGTTTGGAG ATCTCAGTGCCAGCAGTAGGGGCAGTCCACTTGGCAACTGCTCTGCTGAAAAACCCAGAGGTGAAGCTGGCAGGACTAGCAGCCAGAGATAGCCTGCGCCTGGAGGCAGGCCTCTGTCTGTATGGGAATGACATTGATGAACATACCACACCTGTGGAGGGCAGCCTCGGCTGGACACTGG GGAAGCGGCGCCGAACAGCTATGGACTTCCCAGGAGCCAAAATCATTGTGCCCCAGCTGAAGGGCGAGGTGCAGAAGAGACGTGTGGGGTTGATATGTGAAGGGGCCCCAATGAGAGCTCACAGCCCTATCCTGAGCACAGACGGCACTGTGATTG GCACAGTGACCAGTGGCTGCCCTTCACCCAGCCTGAAGAAGAATGTGGCAATGGGATATGTGCCATTCAAGTACAGTCGGCCAGGGACACAGCTGCTGGTGGAGGTTCGGCGGAAGCAGCAAATGACGGTGGTTAGCAAAATGCCCTTTGTGCCCACGAACTACTATACTCTCAAGTGA
- the Amt gene encoding aminomethyltransferase, mitochondrial isoform X2: MQRAASVVAPLGFRLQAQPLVRSRPLSCVQDVLRRTPLYDFHLAHGGKMVAFAGWSLPVQYRDSHVVSHLHTRQHCSLFDVSHMLQTKIFGRDRVKLMESIVVGDIAELRPNQGILSLFTNEAGGILDDLIVTNTSEGHLYVVSNAGCWDKDLALMQDKVKEFQNKGSDVGLEVVDNALLALQGPTAAQVLQAGVTDDLRKLPFMTSAVMEVFGVAGCRVTRCGYTGEDGLEISVPAVGAVHLATALLKNPEVKLAGLAARDSLRLEAGLCLYGNDIDEHTTPVEGSLGWTLGKRRRTAMDFPGAKIIVPQLKGEVQKRRVGLICEGAPMRAHSPILSTDGTVIGTVTSGCPSPSLKKNVAMGYVPFKYSRPGTQLLVEVRRKQQMTVVSKMPFVPTNYYTLK, translated from the exons ATGCAGCGGGCAGCGAGTGTGGTGGCTCCTCTGGGTTTTCGCCTGCAGGCACAACCCTTGGTCCGGAGCCGCCCACTCAGTTGTGTACAG GATGTGCTCCGCAGGACTCCACTCTATGACTTCCACCTGGCCCATGGAGGAAAAATGGTGGCGTTTGCAGGGTGGAGTCTGCCTGTTCAATACCGGGACAGTCACGTTGTTTCACACCTGCATACACGCCAGCACTGTTCTCTCTTCGATGTGTCCCACATGCTGCAG ACCAAGATATTTGGTCGTGACCGAGTGAAGCTGATGGAGAGTATAGTGGTTGGAGACATTGCGGAACTAAGGCCTAACCAG GGAATACTGTCACTGTTTACCAATGAAGCTGGAGGCATCTTAGATGACTTGATTGTGACCAATACTTCGGAGGGGCACCTGTATGTAGTGTCCAATGCTGGCTGCTGGGACAAGGACTTAGCTCTCATGCAG GACAAGGTCAAGGAGTTCCAGAACAAGGGCAGTGATGTAGGCCTGGAGGTGGTAGATAATGCCCTGTTAGCTCTGCAAG GACCCACTGCAGCACAAGTGTTACAGGCTGGTGTGACAGATGATTTGAGGAAACTGCCCTTCATGACCAGTGCTGTGATGGAGGTGTTTGGTGTGGCTGGCTGTCGCGTGACTCGCTGTGGCTACACAGGAGAAGATGGTTTGGAG ATCTCAGTGCCAGCAGTAGGGGCAGTCCACTTGGCAACTGCTCTGCTGAAAAACCCAGAGGTGAAGCTGGCAGGACTAGCAGCCAGAGATAGCCTGCGCCTGGAGGCAGGCCTCTGTCTGTATGGGAATGACATTGATGAACATACCACACCTGTGGAGGGCAGCCTCGGCTGGACACTGG GGAAGCGGCGCCGAACAGCTATGGACTTCCCAGGAGCCAAAATCATTGTGCCCCAGCTGAAGGGCGAGGTGCAGAAGAGACGTGTGGGGTTGATATGTGAAGGGGCCCCAATGAGAGCTCACAGCCCTATCCTGAGCACAGACGGCACTGTGATTG GCACAGTGACCAGTGGCTGCCCTTCACCCAGCCTGAAGAAGAATGTGGCAATGGGATATGTGCCATTCAAGTACAGTCGGCCAGGGACACAGCTGCTGGTGGAGGTTCGGCGGAAGCAGCAAATGACGGTGGTTAGCAAAATGCCCTTTGTGCCCACGAACTACTATACTCTCAAGTGA
- the Tcta gene encoding T-cell leukemia translocation-altered gene protein → MAEPWSGQFLQALPATVLGALGTLGSEFLREWETQDMRVTLFKLLLLWLVLSLLGIQLAWGFYGNTVTGLYHRPGLSGQNGSTPDGSTHFPSWEMAANEPLKTHRE, encoded by the exons ATGGCGGAACCTTGGTCTGGGCAGTTTTTGCAAGCTCTGCCCGCTACGGTGCTCGGAGCGCTGGGCACCTTGGGCAGCGAGTTCCTGCGGGAGTGGGAGACACAGGACATGCGAGTGACTCTCTTCAAGCTGCTCTTGCTGTGGTTGGTGTTAAGTCTCCTGGGCATCCAGCTGGCGTGGGGGTTCTACGGGAACACAGTGACCGGGTTGTATCACCGTCCAG gtctgagtggccagaaTGGATCCACACCTGATGGCTCCACACATTTCCCTTCATG GGAAATGGCAGCAAATGAACCTCTCAAAACCCACAGAGAATAA